In Acidobacteriota bacterium, a genomic segment contains:
- a CDS encoding AAA family ATPase, translating to MYNEFYGFREAPFNITPDPRFLFFSDRHREAYNHLLFGIRERKGFIQLTGEVGAGKTTLCRALLEELGPSFRTALVLNPVMTSNQLLRTILRELGMPVGRIDRVACLEALNSFLLEQVASGHDVVLIIDEAQDLSRELLEQIRLLSNLETDQRKLLQIVLIGQPELREVLDDRRLRQLRQRITVRYHLSPLNLEETGEYIRYRVHIAGGNSRATFSRWALRRVHRYSRGIPRLINAVCDKTLLCGYVTGQDHLRWRHVGRAVRELEGKPS from the coding sequence ATGTACAACGAGTTCTACGGATTTCGCGAAGCGCCCTTCAACATCACCCCCGACCCACGTTTTCTGTTCTTCAGCGATCGCCATCGCGAAGCCTACAATCACCTGTTGTTCGGAATTCGCGAGCGCAAGGGATTCATTCAGCTCACCGGCGAGGTCGGTGCCGGCAAGACGACCCTCTGTCGTGCCCTCCTCGAGGAGCTCGGGCCGTCCTTCCGCACCGCCCTGGTGCTCAATCCGGTGATGACCAGCAACCAGCTGCTGCGCACCATCCTGCGCGAGCTCGGCATGCCGGTGGGTCGCATCGATCGCGTCGCCTGCCTCGAAGCCCTCAATAGCTTCCTCCTCGAGCAGGTGGCGAGCGGCCACGATGTCGTCTTGATCATCGACGAAGCCCAGGACCTCAGCCGCGAGCTGCTCGAGCAGATCCGCCTGCTGTCGAATCTCGAAACCGACCAACGCAAGCTGCTGCAGATCGTACTGATCGGCCAACCGGAGCTGCGCGAGGTGCTCGACGACCGCCGCCTACGGCAGCTCCGCCAACGCATCACGGTGCGCTACCACCTGTCGCCCCTCAACCTGGAGGAGACCGGCGAGTACATCCGCTACCGGGTCCATATCGCCGGCGGCAACTCGCGTGCGACCTTCAGCCGTTGGGCCCTGCGGCGGGTGCATCGCTACTCCCGGGGCATTCCGCGGCTGATCAACGCCGTCTGCGACAAGACCCTGCTGTGCGGATACGTCACCGGTCAGGACCACCTGCGCTGGCGTCACGTCGGCCGGGCCGTCCGTGAGCTCGAAGGAAAGCCCTCATGA